One window from the genome of Leishmania donovani BPK282A1 complete genome, chromosome 5 encodes:
- a CDS encoding kinetoplast-associated protein-like protein codes for MQPKLVLPSSQPLRISAQYPVGSSSAEPSSSSAAARPRGSYGVSIDPAQAPNVAAVAVATPLPPPSSSSRLLQEIEETRKLLRTFRSLKERGASRAELADLHLRVKALKAAQQCQQPNSGACKATALPLATSTTADAEAAAATAAARPSLACSPKAAPPLPCVHRHADVAFHEGAAGWTAESSHSLHQPQQRGVEEAHVAHRDGRLPEGRHHHHHHRHRHRHNDVRVDRAASLSISTSLSTAAAQASTAVCNGIFNAASSGSAGVCSAVALQPSTASAVPGYLVQISSIVFAIALAEAHTRREIAQRWERRWLRHWANFKEERIAIALRPPTTATAALSRPQLQPERWAEAAPMALPHEWQQRQQAVSPATASVEGSSVATATAARTVGASLAPVPAKSVGEAFTATTSSPAVAGLEETSPLSAGHRSGDEAHHVAEEQEKTIPDVDDAAVAKDLLAWASPLPQHQQHPAAPVTEQELEASACAAADATAEAAAAMRNVEDEEATARTATESAAAEARKRMKMAEVTARLRAEEPQESVQSFMAAEAGARVTLEGDEARLRISHVAAERDGAQRVALAAAEAESRRRAQEEQVRQEAAARAAAAKREEEKEREAAARRAAEAQQQAAADTEAAERRSVEQQWQEAVRLSESLLSDRIKDAVAAAPPLAYSKGTRAPERPSRDELAMMEDAQAREAADAQACLRERQQAAEQGVAAFGAAADAVLGEWISTAAMEAEQAASVEAARRRKAEEAAAQAKAVAQERASAAEAARAAVARTEDEGRAALTASEEEVWQWLQLQHGAGLESTRLAALAAEGKAACHRAEEEAAAARLTLEMSASKEAARAKAIQEAVRLQAEQQAAAMTVTLCSAVAEFSKNLVDGCLAEAAQQVSEQVKAAALEELQMQRRERVEGEEASARDDTYGDALDELARLREEEAAAQVRKRMEVEAVAVAKEQQQQQQQRMQAAAQYFRICELSEALLLEFLHDAAATAAAARTAAVANDRLAEASPPAALPEGEEGAASAVMEDGQQYQHHHPSADDAAEEPNARADKRQGDGVDSPDKANVDTAAPGAVAATASLSLSPSSSAGPSSFFVESVSADATPRAVTTGVLQGHAVEGLGLLSPTVFVHVVDGLLSDVLRDAAMEAQRGGAGAVGAISEDIASRAHAGQRAREHCKPLPNGSDASFVSIGHGSSHSTLGCSPPWEPQPKPLELPLALVVRDAAGDRVPQVQYTGGEPKDCAEAGVVIGGAGNVTASPAEVSDVDRCAPHRRIVSPLLIPSMDVAIVSTSSTSTASVTDGRRGCARGSAGATATASSPLHCFSTASSADDDDAACSSLTAPGAPRPLNLLHHGVLSPLLCQQHGGNGGVPHDGGEASTPADSEDATGTTTVAALADRPSLSENSRARRQLPESTGTGDHEAASDADGMLSAVVAMDHRVMGITEDLRAFQLDAPPPPHGAAEQRAGVRIAAYDTLTADAVAAVADSLVQRAVHDASLLFDFRGQSAVPNTDSDHQESHDAVKVDHAAAPPFLFAIAQSHEQGTAEGKSSDNGSGGGTSSSACAGDVDAHTEKRASIAEMGSGFTSGDAREATLRVNRSLSPAAAAVAVEGIAGSHAPLASLSTLVSAVAAPNDFVARLRQQEAEKKAAAHQQNRYLTSRELALVAARYLTSEAAAAHVMEVGPTTTLSARAVELVLSVGLVRAATLENRRARRRMEKAEKGDGSSARGDGSTSGGGVLVGESGSQKLTPGGGAASAMMDSPDAPLPSLGGGGDGGGFPTGTIGGAGAAGDDEGVNVQLVPPTARCRSGGGDLSMPEPTASSAVGDFAHASGDVKDTGMSGGPTDLGSQPLSPRSSSSMGSASQPTTGGGVKGALAANPAQQQVGVRDKLPADWATALRGVAERVARDFIDYASRRVLLGQGEGQSNQDHLRTARRIHIDALEGVDVPALFTQELQPRDVARLTSYYVELATNGPRDRVDPLCAPAALGEHNIFGHRGSVRNEDVASFGNLDAASASVFAPPTRPRSLFASSHLLPSHKNHLLSAATAIHVRRAGLLHLVLEQCLSNVLHDLVGDTVGWLWTACLQAAPPGAAPNGTQ; via the coding sequence ATGCAACCGAAATTGGTGCTGCCCAGCTCGCAGCCTCTAAGGATCTCAGCGCAGTATCCAGTGGGGTCGTCTTCGGCAGAACCGTCATCATCATCGGCCGCGGCTCGGCCTCGAGGGTCGTATGGCGTGTCCATCGACCCTGCACAAGCCCCGAatgtcgccgccgtggcggtagcgacgccactgccgccaccatcTTCCTCGTCACGACTTCTGCAGGAGATCGAGGAAACCCGTAAACTCCTTCGCACCTTCCGCTCGTTGAAGGAGCGCGGCGCGAGCCGTGCTGAGCTGGCAGATCTTCACCTCCGTGTCAAGGCCCtcaaggcggcgcagcagtgccagCAACCAAATTCCGGCGCATGCAAGGCGACAGCTCTCCCTCTGGCTACGTCCACTACCGCGGacgcagaagctgctgcagcaacagcagcggcgcgtccgTCGCTCGCTTGCTCACCCAAGGCGGCGCCACCATTGCCATGCGTGCACCGTCACGCAGACGTCGCATTCCACGAGGGAGCAGCTGGGTGGACTGCGGAATCAAGCCACAGTTTGCATCAACCTCAGCAGCGaggcgtcgaggaggcgcacgtTGCACATCGCGACGGACGGCTACCGGAAGGCAGGCATCAtcatcaccatcaccgtcaccgtcaccgccacaATGACGTCCGTGTGGACCGGGCGGCATCGCTGTCCATCTCTACGAGCCTATCTACAGCCGCAGCACAGGCTTCGACGGCAGTGTGCAACGGCATCTTTaacgccgccagcagcggcagcgctggcgttTGCAgtgccgtggcgctgcagccaaGCACGGCGTCGGCAGTGCCCGGATACCTTGTGCAGATCAGCTCGATCGTCTTTGCCATCGCGCTcgcggaggcgcacacgcgtcgTGAGATCGCGCAACGATGGGAGCGCCGGTGGCTGCGGCACTGGGCGAACTTCAAGGAGGAGCGCATCGCCATAGCCCTGCGCCCGCCCaccacagcgacagcggcgctgtcacgtccgcagctgcagccggaGAGGTGGGCGGAGGCTGCCCCGATGGCGCTACCTCACGaatggcagcagcggcaacaggcggtgtcgccggcgacggcgagtgTGGAGGGGAGCAGTGTTGCGACAGCCACCGCAGCCCGCACTGTCGGCGCTTCTCTTGCGCCAGTGCCGGCCAAGAGCGTTGGGGAGGCGTTCACAGCTACAACAAGCAGCCCAGCGGTGGCGGGTCTTGAAGAgacgtcgccgctctcggcCGGTCACCGCAGTGGCGACGAGGCGCACCATGTCGCTGAAGAACAAGAGAAGACGATCCCCGACGtggacgacgccgctgtggcAAAAGACTTGCTGGCGTGGGCAAGCCCTCTTccacagcaccagcagcatcCGGCAGCACCGGTAACAGAACAAGAGTTAGAGGCgagcgcatgcgccgctgctgatgcgacTGCcgaagcggctgcagccATGAGGAACGTGGAGGACGAAGAAGCTACcgcgcgcacagcgacggagagcgctgcggcagaggcaCGGAAGCGTATGAAGATGGCTGAAGTCACAGCGCGCCTCAGAGCTGAGGAGCCGCAGGAGTCTGTGCAGTCATTCATGGCCGCTGAAGCAGGGGCCCGTGTCACCCTCGAAGGCGATGAGGCCCGCTTGAGGATCTCGCACGTTGCAGCGGAGAGGGACGGCGCCCAGCGCGTTGCCcttgcggcagcagaggcggagtCTCGGCGGAGAGCGCAGGAGGAACAGGTGCGTCAGGAGGCAGCcgcgcgagcagcggcggccaagagagaggaagagaaggagcgagaagctgctgcgcgtcgtgCGGCCGAGGCGCAACAgcaagctgcagcagacaCCGAAGCTGCAGAGCGGCGTTCcgtggagcagcagtggcaggaAGCCGTCCGTCTGTCCGAGTCACTTCTGTCCGATCGGATCAAGGATGCTGTTGCAGCGGCTCCGCCGTTGGCTTACTCGAAGGGCACGCGTGCACCCGAACGTCCATCGCGCGATGAGCTAGCAATGATGGAGGACGCACAAGCAAGAGAGGCCGCGGACGCGCAGGCCTGCCTACGTGAGCGGCAGCAAGCAGCGGAGCAGGGTGTTGCGGCtttcggcgcagcagcggatgcTGTGCTTGGTGAGTGGATCagcacggcagcgatggaggcCGAGCAGGCAGCGTCGGTTGAGGCAGCCAGGCGGAGAAAGGCAGAAGAAGCCGCAGCTCAAGCGAAGGCTGTGGCGCAGGAGAGGGCATCTGCGGCTGAGGCTGCACGCGCCGCGGTCGCACGGACCGAAGACGAAGGCAGGGCTGCACTGACAGCTTcggaagaggaggtgtggcagtggctgcagctgcagcacggaGCTGGCCTTGAGTCGACGCGTCTCGCAGCTCTTGCAGCCGAGGGAAAGGCCGCGTGCCACCgtgctgaggaggaggcagctgctgcccgtCTGACGTTGGAGATGAGTGCATCCAAAGAAGCAGCGCGTGCCAAGGCCATCCAGGAGGCCGTGCGCTtgcaggcggagcagcaggcagctGCGATGACCGTTACGCTGtgctccgccgtcgccgagtTCTCCAAGAATCTTGTGGACGGCTGCCTAGCCGAGGCAGCACAGCAGGTATCCGAACAAGTAAAAGCGGCCGCTCTGGAGGAGTTGCAGATGCAACGGCGCGAGAGGGTCGAAGGGGAAGAGGCGTCGGCGCGAGATGACACGTACGGCGACGCGCTTGACGAACTGGCGAGActgcgcgaggaggaagcagccgcacagGTCCGCAAGCGCATGGAGGTCGAAGCTGTGGCTGTCGcgaaggagcagcagcagcagcagcagcagcgtatgcaagcggctgcgcagtATTTTCGGATTTGCGAGTTAAGTGAAGCTCTGCTGCTCGAATTCCTgcacgacgctgccgccaccgccgcggcggcacgcacggcagccgTCGCTAACGATCGTCTTGCCGAAGCGTCACCGCCGGCTGCCTTACcagaaggggaagagggagcagCGAGCGCTGTCATGGAGGACGGACAGCAGtaccagcaccaccacccgtCTGCCGATGACGCCGCTGAAGAGCCGAACGCTCGCGCAGACAAGAGGCAGGGGGACGGCGTCGACAGCCCTGACAAGGCTAACGTagacacagcagcaccgggaGCCGTGGCCGCTACAGcgtcactctctctctcgccgtcgtcttctGCCGGCCCGTCGTCTTTCTTCGTGGAATCCGTCTCTGCGGATGCGACTCCGAGGGCTGTCACAACTGGCGTGCTGCAAGGCCATGCGGTCGAGGGCTTAGGGCTTCTGTCGCCCACCGTTTTCGTGCACGTCGTCGATGGCCTCCTCTCTGATGTTCTCCGTGATGCAGCCATGGAGGCGCAgaggggcggtgctggtgctgtcgGCGCGATCAGCGAGGATATAGCAAGCCGAGCACACGCAGGGCAGAGGGCGAGGGAGCACTGCAAGCCCCTGCCCAACGGCTCCGACGCGTCCTTCGTGTCGATTGGCCATGGCAGCTCGCACTCAACCCTTGGGTGCTCCCCACCGTGGGAGCCGCAGCCGAAGCCTCTGGAGCTACCGCTCGCCCTCGTGGTCCGTGATGCTGCAGGCGACCGTGTGCCACAAGTGCAGTACACGGGGGGCGAGCCCAAGGACTGTGCGGAGGCTGGCGTGGTTATTGGCGGGGCCGGCAACGTCACGGCGTCTCCGGCTGAGGTCTCGGACGTGGACAGGTGCGCCCCACACCGGCGCATCGTCTCACCTCTCTTGATACCATCAATGGACGTCGCCATcgtcagcacctcctccacttcGACAGCTTCAGTAACGGACGGAAGAAGAGGCTGCGCTCGCGGCTCCGCTGGCGCGACTGCAACGGCGTCGTCACCGCTGCACTGCTTCTCCACGGCATCCtcggccgacgacgacgacgcggcctGCAGCTCCCTCACCGCCCCGGGGGCGCCACGCCCGCTCAatctgctgcaccacggtGTTTTGTCTCCGCTACTGtgccagcagcacggcggcaacggcggcgtaccccacgatggcggcgaggcaAGCACGCCTGCCGACAGTGAAGATGCGACGGGCACTACAACGGTCGCTGCATTGGCTGATCGGCCCTCGTTATCGGAGAATAGCCGAGCAAGACGGCAGCTTCCAGAGAGCACTGGGACCGGCGACCACGAGGCCGCCTCCGACGCAGATGGAATGCTGTCCGCGGTGGTCGCAATGGACCACAGAGTCATGGGAATCACAGAGGACTTGCGCGCTTTTCAGCTAgacgcaccgccaccgccacatggcgcagccgagcagcgcgctgGAGTGCGTATCGCTGCCTATGATACACTCACGGCAgacgctgtggcggcggtggcagactctctggtgcagcgcgcggTTCACGACGCGTCTCTTCTCTTCGACTTTCGGGGGCAGTCGGCAGTGCCGAACACCGACAGCGATCACCAGGAGTCTCACGACGCCGTCAAGGTCGAccacgcagcggcaccaccgttTCTTTTCGCCATCGCTCAGAGCCACGAGCAGGGCACGGCGGAAGGCAAGAGCAGTGACaatggcagcggtggtgggaCGTCCTCATCCGCTTGCGCCGGGGATGTCGATGCACATACCGAGAAGAGGGCCAGCATCGCGGAGATGGGCTCAGGCTTCACGAGTGGCGACGCTCGGGAAGCCACCCTGCGTGTTAATCGGTCGCTTTcgccggccgctgccgcggtggccgtggAAGGCATCGCTGGTTCGCATGCGCCGCTCGCAAGCCTGTCTACCCTCGTctccgccgtggcggcaccAAACGACTTCGTGGctcggctgcggcagcaagaggcagagaagaaggcggcggcgcatcaACAAAACCGCTACCTCACCAGTCGCGAGCTGGCGCTCGTCGCGGCGCGTTACTTGACGTCGgaagcggccgcagcgcatgTGATGGAGGTTggccccaccaccacgctTTCGGCCCGTGCCGTGGAGCTTGTTCTGTCGGTGGGGCTCGTGCGTGCAGCCACACTGGAGAAtcgacgcgcgcgccgccgcatggagaaggcggagaagggagaCGGGAGCAGCGCCAGGGGCGATGGCAGCACATCGGGTGGCGGTGTGCTCGTGGGAGAGAGCGGGTCGCAGAAGTTGACCCcaggcggtggagctgccTCAGCGATGATGGACAGCCCGGACGCGCCGCTCCCGTCGctgggcggcggtggtgatggaggTGGATTTCCGACGGGTACCATCGGCGGGGCAGGCGCGGCAGGGGACGACGAGGGCGTCAATGTTCAACTCGTGCCACCAACCGCAcgttgccgcagcggcggcggcgacttgAGCATGCCTGAGCCTACCGCCTCGAGCGCTGTGGGCGATTTTGCGCACGCGAGCGGGGACGTCAAGGATACGGGCATGAGTGGCGGGCCCACAGATCTGGGGTCCCAGCCCCTGTCACCGCGGTCGTCGTCATCGATGGGGTCCGCCTCTCAGCCGACGACTGGTGGTGGCGTTAAAGGCGCGCTCGCAGCGAatccagcgcagcagcaggttGGGGTGCGCGACAAGCTGCCAGCGGACTGGGCcaccgcgctgcgcggcgtggcGGAGCGGGTCGCGCGCGACTTCATCGACTACGCCTCccgccgcgtgctgctcggccAAGGTGAGGGCCAGTCGAACCAAGATCACCTGCGCACTGCGCGACGCATCCACATCGACGCCCTCGAGGGCGTCGATGTGCCGGCGCTCTTCACGcaagagctgcagccgcgcgaTGTGGCGCGGCTGACCTCCTACTACGTCGAGCTAGCGACCAACGGGCCGCGTGACCGCGTCGACCCTCTCTGCGCCCCCGCCGCGCTTGGCGAGCACAACATCTTCGgtcaccgcggcagcgtgaGAAACGAGGATGTCGCCAGCTTCGGCAACCTCGAcgcagcgtcggcgagcGTGTTTgcgccaccgacgcggcCCCGGTCCCTCTTCGCATCCTCCCACCTCCTTCCATCGCACAAAAACCACCTGCTGTCGGCAGCCACAGCCATTCACGTGCGTCGCGCCGGACTGCTGCATCTGGTGCTGGAGCAGTGCCTGTCGAACGTGCTGCATGACCTGGTCGGGGACACGGTGGGCTGGCTCTGGACCGCCTGTCTgcaagcagcaccgccgggAGCCGCACCGAATGGCACGCAGTAg
- a CDS encoding protein kinase, putative, with the protein MRSSDPTPARPTGFQRYQRQHKVGEGSYGKVFLCTDVVEGGTVAVKTSQWNSGEEGLSVSSIREVSLLKEIRHPNVVRLLDLFTEEKKLCIVFERMEKDLRSVLSTRQTPIVGRKLKHMMYQLLSALHACHSRRVVHRDIKPGNILVSADEQTVKLADFGMGRAFGLALQSYTYRIATLYYRAPEVLLGDRYYLPSVDMWSMGCVMAELALRRALFRGEGEYSQLITIFGIMGTPNERVWPGVSRLPHYNAEFPSWVPTSLEKHIPTLDPEGIALLKAMLRYDPQRRITALQAMQHPFFDDVRDECEARLQQQQP; encoded by the coding sequence ATGCGGAGCAGCGACcccacgccggcgcggccgacAGGCTTCCAGCGCTACCAACGCCAGCACAAGGTGGGCGAGGGGTCCTATGGCAAGGTGTTTCTGTGCACCGATGTCGTCGagggcggcaccgtcgccgtgaAGACGAGTCAGTGGAACTCCGGCGAGGAGggcctctccgtctcctcgaTTCGCGAGGTATCACTCTTGAAGGAGATACGCCACCCAAAcgtggtgcggctgctggacCTCTTcacggaggagaagaagctcTGTATCGTATTCGAGCGCATGGAGAAGGACCTGCGTAGCGTTCTGTCGACCCGGCAGACCCCTATCGTGGGCAGGAAGCTGAAACACATGATGTACCAGCTTCTGAGCGCCCTGCACGCctgccacagccgccgcgtcgtgcaTCGCGACATCAAGCCCGGAAACATTCTTGTGAGCGCCGACGAGCAGACAGTGAAGCTCGCCGACTTTGGTATGGGGCGTGCCTTCGGCCTTGCCCTGCAGAGCTACACCTATCGCATCGCCACGCTCTACTACCGTGCGCCAgaggtgctgctcggcgatCGCTACTACCTGCCCTCCGTGGATATGTGGTCTATGGGGTGCGTCATGGCCGAGCTGGCACTGCGCCGCGCTCTGTTCCGTGGCGAGGGCGAGTACTCGCAGCTCATCACCATCTTCGGTATTATGGGGACGCCGAACGAACGCGTGTGGCCTGGCgtgtcgcggctgccgcactACAACGCCGAGTTTCCAAGCTGGGTGCCGACGTCGCTGGAGAAGCACATACCTACCCTAGATCCGGAGGGGATAGCGTTGCTGAAGGCGATGCTGCGGTACGACCCACAGCGCCGTATTACCGCGTTGCAGGCGATGCAGCACCCCTTTTTTGACGACGTGCGAGACGAGTGCGAAGCTCGGttgcaacagcagcagccgtag